The segment gttccaaaactgtgtcgactgacttgtaaaggactgcatggtctcgaatcttggtcaaaacaatattgttgatttcgtggacgtctatatttttgggtggaagaatcgctctttcacttagccatttattatttttataattgtttagaatattcggaaatactttttcaatcaattcatttttggacgtcactaaattacagaaatcagcaggtagttgtatacgtcctgaaattgagtctactgggagctttccgtttccaattgccagcaattgatctgaaaatgtcatcgttttgcaatcggacacgcatatgtgtagttaattttaatgtttttacgtgtgcccataaattagaatttttcaggcaagcattcatttcgtctgcaggggttgatctcggtattataggtaatgtttgcctgaaatctcccgcaagcaatattaatgtgctgccaaagggtttcgacttccctcgcaaatctttcaagcattgatccagagcctggagcgattttttgtgtgccattgtgcactcatcccaaataataagtttgcattgcggCAATACTTTACCctatcccagatgatttggaaatattgcacgtggtttctgtagaatgcaaattcagaggcaatttcaaagcggaatgagcagttcttccaccaggcagcaatgttgcggctattccggacgacgcaattgccaacgctatatcattttttgatcgaattgatgccagaatcagttttatcacaaacgttttaccagtacctcctggcgcatccaaaaagaaaatttctccaacgttgttatcgacacaatgcattatcgtatcatacatgtctttttgttccgacgctaacttggaaatgttattttgtacatacgacaatagatcactcgtattgtaactttgttcacgatcaaattctacacatgtcgaaacagcagcgatacggttaggtgaaggcattcccaaatcctgaagaggtttgtttgccatacgtacgcacaaatcttctataataactaaagtttagttataaatttctgatgtaaaatcaaaagtcatatctgacgtctctaactgttttcgatggagtatatcttcggacaattttgacttatatttttcccataactctgtaggagctgatgaggagcaagttgttaaaatcaTGCCAAAatatgcacgaatttgacttggggttgacgtttcgcacgcgtcattgatgcagttatcccagtgttggtcattctccaataaaatcagagcttggcatgcactacggtaagtgtcatgtatagtaccgtttacagttctcaaatactcaaaggatgtcggaccgggtacattcaccaaaagtaggcgtagaaagaagcattcatgttgattggggtgaacggtgtagagtcttcctatcgtggtatctttgaagatggtaggttggccgtcgactgacttaccctgttttcgacgttcaaatactttatttttaatattccacgtgtaatacgaaggcacttcagtatgcagcagttttttttgcaaaagaatcatttttgcaaagcgaaaagaaagcggttaactttgtatccggtggattcagggctctttgttgcacgttggtttccgagaaataaacacgttgaccattctgtaaatgtaccgctaagtgaacaacagctggactacgttcatgtatcggaaatgaaagaatttgccaaacagcttcattactgcttatgtatcttccagcctgatgttgtacgatttcgtcgatatctttgatttcgggctgcaagccaaaaactgccatgtcactgcctttgttgacgtatttacatatgtatttgattgccattacggagttacagtattcaacgtttatgtgtgcattaaatgtttttgataacaatggggaatatggaacaacccactggttatctacttcgatggtggtaccgttacacttctttattattgctgttttaccaccatcttcagtagatcttcttctatattgtgggtaaccatcattgtcagtaattgtgttggatactaaaagtcgaggatattgctttgtgcaccttcctttggccatgcatggtgaattttcgttcagtgcaccgcaaggtcaatgcatcatattttttacaataatatcatgtaaccccttatcgacattttcatcaggtattacagcggaaatcacatcatcaatttcgttcgaagtaatttttttatgtagccagattagtatatgtgcgtgtggcaaacctcgtttttgccattccactgagtacatccagcatcgcactgacccaaacacttcaagttttactatgtactttatcagtgatttcaacttttgccggaagacacgggccgtaatgtcatgtctatgaaccgccgattgtccttgaagtaaaagctgcagtatctcgtcccaagattgattacatgtaaatgtaacaAATAAATCTGgatgaccatagagacgaacatacgcaatagcatcttgaacatgttcatgcatatgacggggactgccagcatatgacgaaggtaaaattgttaatcttccaacgtttgtggtattgccgtcatttataactgcatctcgcaaatgaatgtattgttcagagcggagcttggtctgattcaggcggatatatagcaaacgttctgattcaattttagcatacatatcaacgacgaattggtgaaacaattcacggcattttaaaatataattttcttcatcctgccgaatcattagtctataggaataatattgcattgcactgcatttcttattcatttctttgttagtggctggattcatcaatttaatattaaagtgatagccgtcggctccatcccaaaaaatgataggatatcgtagggcatcgtagcatcgatgagtttcagcaattcttaacaactgagcgtttcgcttatgaagaataatatctcgaggtaaaaactgatcaccgaccataacgattgccacttcgtcgatagttggagcattgtatctacgcacatgttggccaggaggggttttgtcagcggaaataacaattttatgcgtatgagtaggcatcaaatccatggctgttttgaacagacgcactaaattattattttcgtggaaaagatgttgcaattgggaaacgattgtcctttcaacgttgggagaaatttcgcaacgtgcattcaattcagaatttctatcactgatgaagtacaattgtaaaaatttatgattcccgcctgagaatggtagaagggaccctgctctatgataaatttgcccttttactttgaaagtagacataaattgatctggattttcgatttgggctccaaacgacgtcatttggaaacatcagttgtattttctgatttgtgacaaaaaacgctcagattctgacgtagttccagtaaggaaagtcttcaatggctctggtggtgcagccaatagaggaagtttaacttttcctgaggcgcaacacattctcattgtttcaccattgaatttcaaggccttgcaatagggacaaattttagacattgtcccgatttgaacacatctactcaagctataatcatcgactgggctgtacctgaatgccaggcgataactatcaggttgctctgattcctcggcacgctttcttttcttactttctctatcagcagcaagcctgatttcttgctgttcttgtgattcctcggcacgccttcttttttcacattctcttttagcagcaagtctagtttcgcgttgctctggtagttcctcggcacgctttctgttctttctttctctatcagcctcaagcctgtttccttgctgttcttttgattcctcgtcacgctttcttttctgactttctctatcagcagcaagttttttggcatagactctttaagcatcttcctcggctgttgccattgtaagttcatcagtcattttaaagttaaacattaatagatttctacgtgaatacatgtcttaaatatctttaatgacgtcaccgtcataaaaaaattacgacaactaacatcatgacgtcagtcaacacacaaacatgacgtcacctgacagacacatccacagacaacttattttatatatatagatttagatttatttttgtcagtctcttaaaaccgaaataatcAGAAACCGAAAACCGAAACCGAAACCGAAAACAGATGGTGCAAGAGCGATGACGGGCAAAAATATtggttttaaatcattttttcaagcTGTTCATTATGATCATATGACTTTTACTCATTACCTTATTCACCGAGAGGCTGTTGCAGCGCAAAAATtagcaccagaattgaacgatgtgcttcaggatgctgttAAGGTCATACATTTTATTAAGAGCCATGCCTATGCCCTTAACAGTCGCTTAGGCTATTTTCAAATATCTGTAAAGGATACAGATTCCAACTACACAACTTTGTTATTACATGCAGAAgtaagatggttgtcaagaggtcaaagtttaaaaagattattgttattaaagaacgagatcgaaatatttttaactgaacgaaaatgtgaatttgctgcttttttcttcaaaatgacttgtggctatccaagctgtgttatttgtcagatatttttgtgaacgatcttaacttgtctctttaaggtaaaaattgcaatatatttacttcaaaccataaa is part of the Artemia franciscana chromosome 12, ASM3288406v1, whole genome shotgun sequence genome and harbors:
- the LOC136033814 gene encoding uncharacterized protein LOC136033814 isoform X1; its protein translation is MTSFGAQIENPDQFMSTFKVKGQIYHRAGSLLPFSGGNHKFLQLYFISDRNSELNARCEISPNVERTIVSQLQHLFHENNNLVRLFKTAMDLMPTHTHKIVISADKTPPGQHVRRYNAPTIDEVAIVMVGDQFLPRDIILHKRNAQLLRIAETHRCYDALRYPIIFWDGADGYHFNIKLMNPATNKEMNKKCSAMQYYSYRLMIRQDEENYILKCRELFHQFVVDMYAKIESERLLYIRLNQTKLRSEQYIHLRDAVINDGNTTNVGRLTILPSSYAGSPRHMHEHVQDAIAYVRLYGHPDLFVTFTCNQSWDEILQLLLQGQSAVHRHDITARVFRQKLKSLIKYIVKLEVFGSVRCWMYSVEWQKRGLPHAHILIWLHKKITSNEIDDVISAVIPDENVDKGLHDIIVKNMMH